A genomic stretch from Serratia entomophila includes:
- the iucC gene encoding IucA/IucC family protein: MIAHDYADWQRVNRQMIAKILAELEYERTLQAESHDGKWRIALGDASYGFSATRGIWGWLHIDPATLSCDRLPLAADQTLRQLAQVLKMDDAQIAEHLEDLYATLRGDMQLLAARHGMSAQDLIALDTDALQCLLAGHPKFIFNKGRRGWGLNALQQYAPEYQGQFRLHWIAAKRGGFVWCADAQFPLDSLLDSAMDQSERQRFERRWRELKLGDDWIPVPLHPWQWQQKIALHFLPQLAEGELIELGEFGDRYLAQQSLRTLTNVSRSSAFDIKLPLTIYNTSCYRGIPGKYISAGPAASRWLQEIFAEDPTLSASGAQILGEPAAGYMPHQTYASLAKAPYRYQEMLGVIWRENPSCYLQEGEQAILMATLMETDNRDEPLIAAYIARSGLSAEAWLQQMFSAVVLPMYHLMCRYGVALIAHGQNITLVMKDHVPQRVLLKDFQGDMRLVDRDFPEAASLPQVVKDVTVRLSADYLIHDLQTGHFVTVLRFISPLMSSCGISEARFYQLLAQVLQGYMARHPEMADRFALFDLFKPQIIRVVLNPVKLTYSEQDGGSRMLPNYLQDLDNPLYLVTKELAQ; the protein is encoded by the coding sequence ATGATCGCTCATGACTACGCTGACTGGCAGCGCGTCAACCGCCAGATGATCGCCAAGATCCTGGCCGAACTGGAATACGAACGCACGCTGCAGGCGGAATCGCACGACGGAAAATGGCGCATCGCCCTGGGCGACGCCAGCTACGGCTTCAGCGCCACCCGCGGCATCTGGGGCTGGCTGCATATCGACCCCGCTACGCTGAGCTGCGATCGGTTGCCGCTGGCCGCCGACCAAACGCTGCGTCAGCTGGCTCAGGTGCTGAAAATGGACGATGCGCAGATAGCCGAACACCTGGAAGACCTGTACGCCACGCTGCGCGGCGACATGCAGCTGCTGGCCGCACGCCACGGCATGAGCGCGCAGGATCTGATCGCCCTCGATACCGACGCGCTGCAGTGCCTGCTGGCCGGCCACCCGAAGTTCATTTTCAACAAGGGCCGCCGCGGCTGGGGCCTGAACGCGCTGCAGCAGTATGCGCCGGAGTATCAGGGCCAGTTCCGCCTGCACTGGATCGCGGCCAAACGCGGCGGCTTCGTTTGGTGCGCCGACGCGCAATTCCCGCTGGACAGCCTGCTCGACAGCGCCATGGATCAGAGCGAACGTCAGCGCTTCGAGCGCCGCTGGCGCGAGCTGAAGCTGGGTGACGATTGGATCCCGGTGCCGCTGCACCCCTGGCAATGGCAGCAAAAAATTGCGCTGCATTTCCTGCCGCAGCTGGCCGAGGGCGAGCTGATCGAACTGGGCGAATTCGGCGATCGTTACCTGGCGCAACAATCGCTGCGCACCCTGACCAACGTCAGCCGCAGTTCGGCGTTCGACATCAAGCTGCCGCTGACCATTTACAACACCTCGTGCTACCGCGGCATTCCGGGCAAGTACATCAGCGCCGGCCCGGCCGCCTCGCGCTGGCTGCAGGAAATCTTTGCCGAAGACCCCACCCTGAGCGCCAGCGGCGCCCAGATCCTCGGCGAACCGGCGGCGGGTTACATGCCCCACCAAACCTATGCCTCGCTGGCCAAAGCGCCGTACCGCTATCAGGAAATGCTTGGGGTGATCTGGCGTGAGAACCCGTCCTGTTACCTGCAGGAGGGCGAGCAAGCCATCTTGATGGCGACGCTGATGGAAACCGACAACCGGGATGAGCCGCTGATCGCCGCCTATATCGCGCGCTCCGGCCTGAGCGCCGAAGCCTGGCTGCAACAGATGTTCAGCGCGGTGGTGCTGCCGATGTACCACCTGATGTGCCGTTACGGCGTGGCCCTGATCGCCCACGGCCAGAACATCACGCTGGTGATGAAGGATCACGTGCCGCAGCGCGTGTTGCTGAAGGATTTCCAGGGCGACATGCGCCTGGTGGATCGGGACTTCCCCGAAGCGGCCTCGCTGCCGCAGGTGGTGAAGGATGTCACCGTGCGCCTTTCCGCCGACTACCTGATCCACGATCTGCAGACCGGCCACTTCGTCACCGTGCTGCGCTTCATCTCACCGCTGATGTCGTCCTGCGGGATAAGCGAAGCGCGTTTCTATCAGCTGCTGGCGCAGGTGCTGCAAGGATATATGGCGCGGCATCCGGAAATGGCGGACCGCTTCGCGCTGTTCGACCTGTTCAAGCCGCAGATTATTCGCGTGGTGCTGAACCCGGTCAAACTCACCTATTCAGAGCAGGACGGCGGCAGCCGCATGTTGCCGAACTACCTGCAGGATCTCGATAACCCTCTTTATCTGGTCACCAAGGAGCTTGCCCAATGA
- a CDS encoding GNAT family N-acetyltransferase — MTPFAKLTHAGSGFRCERLEQDLQLGLGLDGSAVLHYPGALPQGWLVQALDQLLIAAPQLSGVALPYAEWREEPQAQALFALASGDYLAREVFYQLPLWLSGERNRASGQMHYDAERHIWFPQRPARPNGEVYRRYDPQVKHSLSFRLPEVERDAEQFTRWMNSPRVDAFWEMSGPLEVQAAYLQRQLDSSYCYPLLGCFDDRPFGYFEVYWAPEDRIGRHYRWQPFDRGLHMLVGEEDRRGAQYIRSWLRGLTHYLYLDEPRTTRVVAEPRADNQRLFRHLPAAGYHTLKEFDFPHKRSRLILNQRDAFFRETSV, encoded by the coding sequence ATGACGCCATTCGCCAAACTGACGCATGCCGGCAGCGGTTTCCGCTGCGAACGGCTGGAACAGGATCTGCAGCTGGGCCTCGGCCTGGACGGCAGCGCCGTGCTGCATTACCCGGGCGCCCTGCCGCAGGGCTGGCTGGTGCAGGCGCTGGATCAGCTGCTGATCGCCGCGCCGCAGCTCAGCGGCGTGGCGCTGCCTTACGCCGAATGGCGGGAAGAACCGCAGGCTCAGGCGCTGTTTGCCCTGGCCAGCGGCGACTACCTGGCGCGCGAAGTTTTCTACCAGCTGCCGCTGTGGCTGAGCGGCGAACGCAACCGCGCCTCCGGCCAGATGCACTATGACGCCGAACGCCATATCTGGTTCCCGCAGCGCCCGGCGCGGCCGAACGGCGAGGTTTATCGCCGTTACGATCCGCAGGTCAAACATAGCCTGAGCTTCCGCCTGCCGGAGGTCGAACGCGACGCCGAACAGTTCACCCGCTGGATGAATTCGCCGCGCGTCGATGCCTTCTGGGAAATGAGCGGCCCGCTCGAGGTGCAGGCCGCCTATCTGCAGCGCCAGCTGGACTCCAGCTACTGTTATCCGCTGCTCGGCTGTTTCGACGATCGTCCGTTCGGTTACTTCGAAGTCTACTGGGCGCCGGAAGACCGCATCGGCCGCCACTACCGCTGGCAGCCGTTCGATCGCGGGTTGCATATGCTGGTGGGTGAAGAGGATCGCCGCGGCGCGCAGTACATCCGCAGCTGGCTGCGCGGCCTGACCCACTATCTGTATCTGGACGAGCCGCGTACCACCCGGGTGGTCGCCGAGCCGCGCGCCGACAACCAGCGGCTGTTCCGCCACCTGCCGGCCGCCGGTTATCACACCCTGAAGGAGTTCGATTTCCCGCACAAGCGTTCGCGCCTGATCCTCAACCAACGCGACGCGTTCTTTCGGGAGACGTCGGTATGA
- a CDS encoding IucA/IucC family protein, whose product MTIQFETAATDVAAQCFLNALMRETRDWQIVPATDHQQHPQLHIPLSSTQAIRIALRHISPTQHHQYLFPARLHQQDDGAGEALSVERLVSLLLEKPAVKGELAAEVVERFRQRVLESHDNTQQAIAIRLDWPALRDRPLNFAQAEQGLLVGHAFHPAPKSHEPFDERQAHRYLPDFAARFPLRWFAVDHRFLCGDSLNLTLQQRLQRFVAESAPQLLAHFTDDVWLLPMHPWQADHLLTQAWCQDLVNQDLLRDLGEAGERWLPTSSSRSLYSAGNRDMIKFSLSVRLTNSVRTLSVKEVKRGIRLARLAQTPRWQQLQARYPTFRVMQEDGWAGLRSVEGAIQEESLMAFRDNLLFEQPESQTNVLVTLTQAAPDGGDSLLAAAVRRLAARLNLPLRQAAYCWLDAYCQQVLLPLFSTEADYGLVLLAHQQNILVEMQQDLPVGMLYRDCQGSGFTRDATPWLEEIGEAEAENRFSERQLLRYFPYYLLVNSSLAVTAALAAAGFDSEESLMARVRDALGGLRATARNTLCLDYVLDSPHWNCKGNFFCYLHDHNENTIVDPAVIYFDFVNPLFTGAAQ is encoded by the coding sequence ATGACAATCCAGTTTGAAACCGCGGCAACAGACGTGGCTGCGCAGTGTTTTTTGAACGCACTAATGCGTGAAACCCGGGACTGGCAAATCGTTCCGGCCACCGATCACCAGCAACATCCGCAGCTTCACATTCCTCTTTCATCTACCCAGGCCATTCGCATCGCTTTACGCCATATTTCGCCAACCCAGCATCACCAATACCTGTTCCCCGCCCGCCTGCATCAGCAGGATGACGGCGCCGGTGAGGCGCTGAGCGTCGAACGGCTGGTGAGCCTGCTGCTGGAAAAACCGGCGGTGAAAGGCGAGTTGGCCGCCGAGGTGGTCGAGCGTTTCCGCCAGCGGGTGCTGGAAAGTCATGATAATACCCAACAGGCGATCGCTATCCGTCTGGACTGGCCGGCGCTGCGCGACCGGCCATTGAATTTCGCCCAGGCGGAACAGGGGCTGCTGGTGGGCCACGCCTTCCATCCGGCGCCCAAATCCCACGAACCCTTCGACGAACGCCAGGCGCACCGTTATCTGCCGGACTTCGCCGCCCGTTTCCCGCTGCGCTGGTTCGCCGTCGACCACCGTTTCCTGTGCGGCGACAGCCTGAACCTGACGCTGCAGCAACGTCTGCAACGCTTCGTCGCCGAGAGCGCGCCGCAGCTGCTGGCGCATTTCACCGATGACGTCTGGCTGCTGCCGATGCACCCCTGGCAGGCCGATCATCTGCTGACGCAGGCCTGGTGCCAGGATCTGGTTAACCAGGATCTGCTGCGCGATCTGGGCGAGGCCGGCGAACGCTGGCTGCCGACCAGTTCGTCCCGCTCGCTGTACAGCGCCGGCAACCGCGACATGATTAAGTTCTCCCTCAGCGTGCGCCTGACCAATTCGGTGCGCACCCTGTCGGTCAAGGAAGTGAAGCGCGGCATCCGCCTGGCTCGCCTGGCGCAAACCCCGCGCTGGCAGCAGCTGCAGGCGCGCTACCCAACCTTCCGCGTGATGCAGGAAGACGGCTGGGCCGGCCTGCGCTCCGTCGAGGGCGCCATTCAGGAAGAGAGCCTGATGGCATTTCGCGACAACCTGCTGTTCGAACAGCCGGAAAGCCAGACCAACGTGCTGGTGACCCTGACCCAGGCCGCGCCGGACGGCGGCGACAGCCTGCTGGCCGCCGCGGTGCGCCGCCTGGCCGCCCGCCTGAACCTGCCGCTGCGGCAGGCGGCGTACTGCTGGCTGGACGCCTACTGCCAACAGGTGCTGCTGCCGCTGTTCAGCACCGAAGCCGACTACGGCCTGGTGCTGCTGGCGCATCAGCAAAACATCCTGGTGGAGATGCAGCAGGATCTGCCGGTCGGCATGCTGTACCGCGACTGTCAGGGCAGCGGCTTTACCCGCGACGCCACCCCGTGGCTGGAGGAGATCGGCGAAGCCGAGGCGGAAAACCGCTTCAGCGAACGGCAGCTGCTGCGCTACTTCCCTTATTATCTGCTGGTGAATTCCAGCCTGGCGGTCACCGCCGCGCTGGCCGCGGCCGGTTTCGACAGCGAAGAATCGTTGATGGCCCGGGTACGCGACGCGCTTGGCGGCCTGCGCGCCACCGCCAGGAATACCCTGTGTCTGGACTACGTGCTCGACAGCCCGCACTGGAACTGTAAAGGCAACTTCTTCTGTTACCTGCACGATCATAACGAGAACACCATCGTCGATCCGGCGGTGATCTACTTCGATTTCGTCAATCCACTGTTCACAGGGGCCGCCCAATGA